Proteins from a genomic interval of Paenibacillus sp. RC334:
- a CDS encoding HlyD family efflux transporter periplasmic adaptor subunit has product MNSRAILVNLLVIIIILAGGGAAAYYYNQSANYIKTDNAQVSGQAVTVASPSAGKLTGWNAEVGKTYTAGSTLGSVEGGGSRVSITIPTDGTIVQQSAVNNSIVGAGTPLAKAFDLNNLWITANIDETAVQDLQVGQTVDVYIDAYPDTSLSGKIEKIGLATAATFSLLPTSNTTANYTKVTQVVPVNISIQGYKGLGIIPGMSASIRVHK; this is encoded by the coding sequence ATGAATTCACGCGCCATATTGGTCAACCTGCTGGTTATTATCATTATTCTGGCAGGTGGCGGAGCCGCCGCCTATTACTACAATCAATCCGCTAACTACATAAAAACAGACAATGCCCAAGTGAGCGGACAAGCGGTCACCGTTGCCTCTCCAAGCGCGGGCAAGCTTACAGGCTGGAACGCTGAAGTCGGCAAAACCTACACGGCTGGAAGCACACTTGGCAGTGTAGAGGGTGGCGGAAGCCGGGTTAGCATCACCATTCCAACCGATGGCACCATTGTGCAGCAATCTGCGGTCAACAACTCGATTGTCGGAGCGGGTACGCCTTTGGCCAAGGCTTTTGATCTGAACAATTTATGGATTACCGCCAATATAGACGAAACGGCTGTGCAGGATCTTCAGGTGGGGCAGACGGTGGATGTATATATTGATGCATACCCTGACACGTCCCTAAGCGGCAAAATCGAAAAGATCGGTCTGGCGACTGCCGCCACCTTCTCACTGCTCCCTACTTCCAATACTACTGCCAACTATACCAAGGTGACGCAGGTCGTGCCTGTTAACATTTCCATTCAAGGCTACAAAGGACTGGGCATTATCCCGGGCATGAGTGCAAGCATCAGAGTACACAAGTAG
- a CDS encoding NAD(P)H-dependent oxidoreductase yields the protein MTTRIMIVYDSENGHTERLARSIAEGARHEHTEVLLKHVDEADVNELVNADAIIWGCPGHFGTISSGLKSWIDKLGYLWAQGKLVDKIGAVFCTTATVHGGLESTLLNLITPMLHQGMIIVGLPANITENALYGSYYGVGVTCPVETDPNSPANFPTGDDLALGRSLGQRVAETAGRYRNAGRE from the coding sequence ATGACGACCAGAATCATGATTGTATATGACAGTGAAAATGGCCATACGGAGCGTCTTGCTCGTTCCATTGCAGAAGGCGCACGCCATGAGCACACAGAAGTGTTGCTGAAGCATGTCGATGAAGCCGATGTGAATGAACTGGTGAACGCGGACGCGATCATTTGGGGATGCCCGGGTCATTTTGGAACGATCAGCAGTGGCTTGAAAAGCTGGATTGATAAGCTCGGGTATCTGTGGGCGCAGGGCAAGCTGGTAGATAAAATCGGAGCGGTGTTCTGCACAACTGCTACTGTTCATGGAGGCTTGGAATCCACACTGCTGAATTTGATTACTCCGATGCTGCATCAAGGCATGATTATCGTAGGGCTGCCCGCCAATATTACGGAAAATGCGCTCTATGGCTCCTATTACGGTGTAGGGGTGACGTGTCCGGTGGAGACAGACCCGAACAGTCCGGCAAATTTCCCAACGGGTGATGATCTTGCACTTGGTCGGTCTTTGGGCCAACGGGTCGCTGAGACGGCGGGACGGTACCGTAACGCTGGCAGAGAATAG